A genomic window from bacterium includes:
- a CDS encoding putative toxin-antitoxin system toxin component, PIN family: MKVVLDTNVVVSALLHRGPTHRLYGLWKEGKIAPCVSQAMLEEYVRVLHYPKFGLSDLEVAGILKDHLLPWIEKTEEHKGRLAHPPSDRFDEPFLRAALAAHAKCLVSGDPHLTALNGRYPFPILSPSDLLNRYFRG, from the coding sequence TCGGCCCTTTTGCACCGGGGTCCCACCCACCGTCTTTATGGTTTGTGGAAAGAAGGGAAGATCGCGCCATGCGTCTCCCAGGCCATGCTGGAGGAATATGTCCGGGTCCTCCACTACCCCAAATTCGGGCTTTCGGACCTGGAAGTCGCGGGGATACTGAAGGACCACCTCCTTCCCTGGATCGAAAAGACCGAAGAACACAAAGGACGATTGGCCCATCCCCCCTCGGACCGTTTTGACGAACCCTTCCTTCGCGCCGCTCTGGCGGCCCATGCCAAATGCCTCGTCAGCGGGGATCCCCACCTGACCGCTTTGAACGGGCGTTACCCTTTTCCGATCCTGTCCCCTTCCGATCTCCTGAACCGTTATTTCCGGGGGTAG